A genomic window from Candidatus Denitrolinea symbiosum includes:
- a CDS encoding ABC transporter ATP-binding protein, which translates to MKHDDLVAFANSGGGVILVGVDEELGKNGVQKGKVVGCDVSDRERNRIVSRASQCRPAIAVKVTVETHGKNSIFRVDIPKGGLHCTPNGTYKIRRDGQTDIIDPSAMAQIIVELERKRIFYYLRAAVRPEIEDAQSDLESRYDEALAEIEDLRSQIDDFDDRDDSYDRDHDER; encoded by the coding sequence GTGAAGCATGATGATTTGGTTGCATTCGCAAATAGTGGCGGTGGTGTAATCCTTGTTGGTGTTGATGAAGAATTAGGAAAAAATGGTGTGCAAAAAGGAAAAGTTGTTGGATGTGATGTTTCTGATCGTGAGCGCAATAGAATTGTGAGTCGGGCGAGCCAGTGTCGACCAGCAATAGCAGTCAAAGTTACGGTTGAAACTCACGGAAAAAATTCGATATTTCGAGTTGATATTCCAAAAGGTGGATTGCACTGCACTCCAAATGGCACTTACAAAATCAGACGAGATGGGCAAACAGATATTATTGACCCATCAGCAATGGCTCAAATCATTGTTGAGTTGGAGCGAAAACGAATATTTTATTACTTGCGTGCTGCTGTCCGTCCTGAAATCGAAGATGCTCAATCAGACCTTGAATCAAGATATGATGAAGCCCTAGCGGAAATTGAAGACTTACGTTCTCAAATTGATGATTTCGATGATAGAGATGACTCTTATGACCGTGACCACGACGAACGATAA